ATATCCAAAAAGATAATGATAGCAATATCGACATTTACATCCGTTATCTTGGTGCATGTTCTGGTTGTGCTAGTGGTGCAGGCGGAACGCTATATGCTATAGAAAATGTTCTTCAAGAGGAGCTAAGTCCTAAAATTCGTGTAATGCCAGTATGATAAATTTTTAAAGTCGTTTGGGTAAACAAAATACCTAGACGACTTTTTGTTGTTTTGAGATACTTTAAAATTTCTTATTTGAGGTTGTGTTCTTTTTTGTGATATATTTTTCTAATAGGCATAATAAATATCGCTGCGATCAGATAAAATACTATCCCAAAAACCGCAGCCATAGCAAATATCTCACTAATATCAATCCAGGTTGCTTCTAATCTAAACTGGTCTATATAATCAATCAAAAACCATAAAGCTATACCTAAAATGATCGCAAAAGCGAAAAATCCCCAAGAAAAGATAAAGTCCAAAACCTTTTTCATAGAACTCCTTTTTAAAATTTTATAATATATAGTATCTTAAAATTTAAAAAATATGGTTAATGTAAATCAATATTTTGACGTGATATAAAATTTACACATAGGCAAAATGCCTATGTGCTACAAAATTTATTTAGTTGTCTCTTCTACTTTAAAACCACCGCCAAATGCTTTATAAACTTCAACGATAGCATTATTTAAATTAAGGCAAGAGTTTATCTCGCTAAGCTGTGTGCTAAGTAGTGCTCTTTGGGCGTCAAGAAGCGTCAAGTGATCCGCATACCCTGCATCAAACTGATTCTTGGCAAGTGTATAAATTTGCTCCTGTGAGTCTAAAAGATCTTTTGTTGCTTCAGCTACATATACGGCATTTTTGCGGTTTTGTAAAGCAATTCTAACCTCACTAAGTGCTGTTTTGATAGTTTTTTCATACTTTAGTGCATTTGAGCTTTGTGCGAGTTTGGCTATCTCAACTTTATTTGCACGTTTTCCGTAGTCAAATATGCTCTGTGTGAGCGAACTTGCTAAAGACCACAAATTTGCATTTTGGACAAAAAGCCTATCAAATTCATTTGAGCTAAATCCAAAAACACCAGTCAGTGAAAGCGTAGGAAAATACGCCGCTCTTGCGACGCCTACAAGGGCATTTGAGCTTTTTAGACTCTCATAAGCACTAGCTACATCACTCCTACGAAGTAATATATCTGAGCTTATACCAGCCTCTATCTGCGGTGCTGTAGGCATAAAATTTACCGTAGTGATGATCTCGTTTAAAATTTCATTATTATTTCTGCCGACTAGTATTGCTAAAGCGTTTGATGTTGCGATGATTGAGTTTTTAACATCAGCAAGATTTATCTGAGCACTTTGCACAGAAGCCACGCTTTGCAGATAGACCATCTGAGTTATCGTACCAGCGTCTAGCTGCTTTTTGCGGTAGTTCATCGTATCTGTATAGCTTTTAAGTGTCTTTTGTAAAATCTCTTCTTGCATTCTAAGTGCTATCAGTGCAAAGTAACTTTTGGCAACATTTGATGCAAGAGTTAATCTAGCATTTGCATAGTCGTATTTACTAGCCTGTAAGAGTGCATCTGATGAAGCAATAGAATTTCTTACTCTGCCCCAAAGATCAACTTCATAGTTTAAAACAGCACTGAGTGAAAAGCTATCATATTTTATATTATCCTGTCCTGTATAGGTCTCTCCACTTGTCCTGGCTTTACTCGCACCAGCTTCAGCACTCAAAGTTGGAAAAAGATCCGCCTTTGAGTTTTTAAGCGTTAAAGCTGCTGTTTGTAAATTTATATATGCTATTTTAAGGTCTATGTTGTGCTTTAAGGCGTCATCTACAAGTGCATTTAAGCGTTCGTCTTTAAACTCACGCCACCAATAATCATTTATATCGCTACTTTCAAATTTATATTCAAATGTTGTATTTACCTCAGGAAGCTCTGGGCGAAATGAACAACCAGCCATAAATAAAGTAATAATAAAAATAGCTAAATTACGCATTTAACTCACCTCCATCACGTTTAACAACTTTGCCTTTGCTCCAAAATTTCTCATTTAAATTTTCAAGCAGATAGTAAAATAGTGGTACGAAAAATATCGCTATCGTTGAAGCTGCTATCATACCGCCGACAACACCTGTGCCTAGCGAGTGGCGAGATGCCGCTCCAGCACCGCTTGAGACAACCATAGGAAAAACACCCAAAGTAAATGCAATAGATGTCATAATAATTGGTCTAAAACGAAGTCTGGCAGCATTTACAGCTGCGTCAAATATACTCTTGCCACTTTCACGCTCTTGCATAGCAAATTCCACAATAAGGATCGCATTTTTAGCCGAGAGTCCGATAAGCAGCAATAGACCAACTTCAAAATAAACATCATTTGTAAGCCCTCTAGCCCAAGTGGCTAAAAGTGAACCAAATACTGCAAATGGCACGGCTGTGATGACAGCAAGTGGTATAAGCCATCTCTCGTATTGAGCTGCGAGTATCAAAAATACAAATATCATACCAAATACAAATGCTTGTGTTCCAGCACCGGTTGATACAACCTCTTGATATGCTGTTCCAGCCCAAGCGATAGAGTATTCACTCTTGTTTAAAGTATTTTCTACGACCTCTTGTATGGCCTTGATTGCATCGCCTGAAGTATAGCCACTAGCAGGATCGCCAAGTACCTTTGCTGCTGGGAAGAGATTAAAGCGATCAACTAGATCTGGCCCCATACTTCTTGTAAGTGTGGCTAGTGAACCAATAGATATCATATTACCATTTGAGCTTTTTACAAAGATATTTCTTAGATCTTCTGGTGAGTTTCTATAAGTCTCTCCAGCTCTTGCATAAACGCGATAAGTCT
This portion of the Campylobacter anatolicus genome encodes:
- a CDS encoding efflux transporter outer membrane subunit, with product MRNLAIFIITLFMAGCSFRPELPEVNTTFEYKFESSDINDYWWREFKDERLNALVDDALKHNIDLKIAYINLQTAALTLKNSKADLFPTLSAEAGASKARTSGETYTGQDNIKYDSFSLSAVLNYEVDLWGRVRNSIASSDALLQASKYDYANARLTLASNVAKSYFALIALRMQEEILQKTLKSYTDTMNYRKKQLDAGTITQMVYLQSVASVQSAQINLADVKNSIIATSNALAILVGRNNNEILNEIITTVNFMPTAPQIEAGISSDILLRRSDVASAYESLKSSNALVGVARAAYFPTLSLTGVFGFSSNEFDRLFVQNANLWSLASSLTQSIFDYGKRANKVEIAKLAQSSNALKYEKTIKTALSEVRIALQNRKNAVYVAEATKDLLDSQEQIYTLAKNQFDAGYADHLTLLDAQRALLSTQLSEINSCLNLNNAIVEVYKAFGGGFKVEETTK